The following coding sequences are from one Panicum hallii strain FIL2 chromosome 5, PHallii_v3.1, whole genome shotgun sequence window:
- the LOC112894366 gene encoding uncharacterized protein LOC112894366: MAMETIKCCIACILPCGALDVVRIVHSNGRVEEISGGPVLAGEIMKAYPKHVLRKPPSTCPADGGGGIVVQKPVILPPNAELQKGKIYFLMPVMAAPATDKAPAPAPAPEKSAPQGAPAPHAHASAAAAARRRRRRRDHATAREGAPACSAASAARPAAAGGGAEGEKERLLANERYLSEIMKEKASTARDRRRGRVAVWRPHLESITEDDL, encoded by the coding sequence ATGGCTATGGAGACCATCAAGTGCTGCATCGCGTGCATCCTGCCGTGCGGGGCGCTGGACGTGGTGCGGATCGTGCACTCCAACGGCCGGGTGGAGGAGATCAGCGGGGGGCCCGTGCTGGCCGGGGAGATCATGAAGGCATACCCCAAGCACGTCCTCAGGAAGCCGCCGTCCACGTGCccggccgacggcggcggcggcatcgtCGTGCAGAAGCCCGTCATCCTGCCGCCCAATGCAGAGCTGCAGAAGGGCAAGATCTACTTCCTCATGCCGGTCATGGCCGCCCCGGCAACAGACAaggctccggcgccggcgccggctccCGAGAAGAGCGCACCGCAAGGGGCGCCCGCCCCCCATGCCCatgcctcggcggcggcggcggctaggaggcggcggaggaggagggacCACGCCACCGCGCGGGAGGGAGCGCCGGCCTGCAGCGCCGCGTCCGCAGCCCgaccggcagcggcgggcggcggcgcggagggcgaGAAGGAGCGGCTGCTGGCCAACGAGAGGTACCTGTCGGAGATCATGAAGGAGAAGGCGTCCACGGCGAGGgaccggcggcgggggcgcgtcgCCGTGTGGCGGCCGCACCTGGAGAGCATCACCGAGGATGACTTGTAA